A genomic segment from Actinoplanes sichuanensis encodes:
- a CDS encoding DUF4132 domain-containing protein, whose amino-acid sequence MTEVVSSEAFVVPSAWKRFVLPRRGDATSAPKPRAADVEAAGVLLTAFDGDVRSALRHRLIAGDLAEAGHGYLAGGPDATPLGAAVVARAVSGVLPWQRRDEPTVFADLWRTRHGLAFAAAATVELAGFHLGSAPSEAAITRSVPDSDAGGFGTRIAIQMAYQLRRAVVAASPEDYAAVVAALSGARGQALVQQALVSVIAPDETAWADDICARAAELGGREALKGLLLTVVSAEPLASRLAGQLAAWAVLAENERIYTFTATLGPAAATALTGWLDAPAVDAQDRRKLLGLLAAVGGDTALTALIERASRPDVPAALADAAGREPARALRLFAEAPGADRLLHRHLANHRPLAAEVRPRLSEEATARFDAAHAVLLAADADTAGPDELPPILVTPPWLAPVHREPLVVTGLSCDDPVRVEWGPGERETWAAGTWAARHGGTHDWPDLVRKLGTSASNGWDEIDLFLRGPDELTLPRVGAWRPSHHYDVADWGAELLARYGAAAVAPLADVARRAPAAAARLLAPVTGPEVAQLMAGWLARVRSVRPVAVSWLTRHAPAAARALVPIAVGRIGPARSDAEGALRALSGAGHDSEVRAAADGYGPETAAAVGEILAVDPLTVLPVPMPPLPDWANPAVIPPVRLTGDRGRLPVEAVRHVLTMLAISRTDTPYPGLALVTAECEATDLAELAWALFTEWREAGHPAKQSWALDALGLLGDDETVRRLAPVIRAWPGEGGHTRAVAGLDVLAAIGTDVALMYLNGIAQKVKFRALRERAGEKIAELAAELGLTAEELADRLVPDLGLDASGSLVLDYGRRSFTVGFDEQLKPYVADASGKRLKALPKPGAQDDQVLAPEAYQRFTALKKDVRAIAADQVRRLESAMVTGRRWTGAAFRQFLTGHPLLRHLVRRLVWVRFDDAGQPGDGLRLAEDGSLADVTDEVVTLGDGELVGIAHPLHLGGDLAAWSEVFADYEILQPFPQLGRGVDPLTRERAAAFVGRKAASTTLLGLERRGWRRGSPQDAGVQGWFERDVPGGLHLVLAIDPGIAVGAIDVLGEQTVEAIFVAPAGNHHWFRQEQDDRIRELDPITAAEALRDLTEVLA is encoded by the coding sequence GCGCCGAAGCCGCGAGCGGCCGACGTCGAGGCGGCCGGCGTGCTGCTGACCGCGTTCGACGGTGACGTCCGTAGTGCGCTGCGCCACCGCCTGATCGCGGGTGACCTGGCCGAGGCCGGGCACGGCTACCTGGCCGGCGGCCCGGATGCCACTCCGCTCGGTGCTGCGGTGGTGGCACGTGCCGTGAGCGGCGTGCTGCCCTGGCAGCGCCGTGACGAGCCGACCGTCTTCGCCGACCTCTGGCGGACTCGGCACGGCCTGGCGTTCGCTGCGGCCGCCACCGTCGAGCTGGCCGGTTTCCACCTCGGCTCCGCCCCGTCCGAGGCGGCGATCACCAGGTCCGTGCCCGACTCGGACGCCGGCGGGTTCGGCACTCGAATCGCGATCCAGATGGCCTATCAGCTGCGCCGGGCGGTCGTGGCCGCGTCGCCGGAGGATTATGCGGCGGTGGTCGCCGCGCTGTCCGGCGCGCGCGGTCAGGCGCTGGTTCAGCAGGCGCTCGTGTCGGTCATCGCTCCGGACGAGACGGCCTGGGCCGACGACATCTGCGCCCGGGCGGCCGAGCTGGGCGGCCGGGAGGCGCTGAAGGGTCTGCTGCTCACCGTCGTGTCGGCCGAGCCGCTCGCGTCCCGCCTGGCCGGTCAGCTGGCGGCCTGGGCGGTGCTCGCCGAGAACGAGCGCATCTACACCTTCACCGCCACGCTCGGCCCGGCCGCGGCCACGGCGCTGACCGGCTGGCTCGACGCCCCGGCCGTCGACGCGCAGGATCGGCGGAAACTACTCGGTCTGTTGGCCGCGGTCGGTGGCGACACGGCGCTCACCGCCCTGATCGAGCGCGCGAGCCGGCCGGATGTGCCGGCCGCTCTCGCCGACGCCGCCGGTCGTGAGCCGGCCCGCGCCCTGCGGCTGTTCGCCGAGGCGCCGGGCGCCGACCGGCTCCTGCACCGGCATCTGGCCAACCATCGGCCGCTCGCCGCCGAGGTGCGTCCCCGGCTGTCCGAGGAGGCGACGGCCCGGTTCGACGCCGCCCACGCCGTGCTGCTGGCCGCCGATGCCGACACGGCCGGTCCGGATGAGTTGCCGCCGATCCTGGTGACCCCGCCCTGGCTCGCCCCGGTGCACCGGGAGCCGCTCGTCGTCACCGGCCTGAGCTGCGACGATCCGGTGCGGGTGGAGTGGGGGCCGGGCGAGCGCGAGACCTGGGCCGCCGGCACCTGGGCCGCCCGGCACGGCGGCACGCACGACTGGCCCGACCTCGTCCGGAAACTCGGCACCAGCGCCTCCAACGGCTGGGATGAGATCGACCTCTTCCTGCGTGGGCCTGACGAGCTGACCCTGCCCCGGGTGGGCGCCTGGCGGCCGAGCCACCACTACGACGTCGCCGACTGGGGCGCCGAGCTGCTCGCTCGGTATGGTGCGGCGGCCGTCGCGCCGCTGGCCGACGTCGCCCGGCGTGCCCCGGCCGCCGCCGCGCGCCTGCTGGCCCCGGTCACCGGTCCGGAGGTCGCGCAGCTGATGGCGGGCTGGCTCGCCCGGGTGCGCTCGGTCCGGCCGGTCGCCGTGTCCTGGCTGACCCGGCACGCCCCGGCCGCAGCTCGGGCCCTGGTGCCGATCGCGGTGGGCCGGATCGGTCCGGCCCGCTCCGACGCCGAGGGCGCGCTGCGTGCCCTGTCCGGCGCCGGGCACGACAGCGAGGTGCGCGCCGCCGCCGACGGGTATGGTCCGGAGACCGCCGCCGCGGTCGGCGAGATCCTGGCCGTCGACCCGCTGACCGTCCTGCCCGTGCCGATGCCACCGCTGCCGGACTGGGCGAACCCGGCGGTGATCCCGCCGGTCCGGCTGACCGGAGACCGCGGCCGGCTGCCCGTCGAGGCGGTCCGCCACGTGCTCACCATGCTGGCCATCTCGCGGACCGACACGCCCTACCCGGGGCTCGCCCTGGTCACCGCCGAGTGCGAGGCGACCGATCTGGCCGAGCTCGCCTGGGCGCTGTTCACCGAGTGGCGCGAGGCCGGGCATCCGGCGAAACAGAGCTGGGCGCTCGACGCGCTCGGCCTGCTCGGTGACGACGAGACGGTCCGCCGGCTGGCCCCGGTGATCCGTGCCTGGCCCGGCGAGGGCGGCCACACCCGGGCTGTCGCCGGCCTCGACGTGCTGGCCGCCATCGGCACCGACGTGGCCTTGATGTATCTCAACGGCATCGCGCAGAAGGTCAAGTTCCGCGCCCTCAGGGAACGGGCCGGCGAGAAGATCGCCGAGCTGGCGGCCGAGCTGGGGCTCACCGCCGAGGAACTGGCCGACCGGCTGGTGCCCGACCTCGGGCTGGACGCTTCCGGCAGCCTGGTCCTCGACTACGGGCGGCGCAGTTTCACCGTCGGTTTCGACGAGCAGCTCAAGCCGTATGTGGCCGATGCCTCCGGGAAGCGGCTCAAGGCCCTGCCCAAGCCGGGAGCACAGGACGATCAGGTGCTCGCGCCGGAGGCGTACCAGCGGTTCACCGCGCTGAAGAAGGACGTCCGGGCGATCGCCGCCGACCAGGTCCGCCGGTTGGAGTCGGCGATGGTCACCGGGCGTCGGTGGACCGGCGCCGCCTTCCGGCAGTTCCTCACCGGCCACCCACTGCTGCGGCACCTGGTCCGGCGGCTCGTCTGGGTCCGCTTCGACGACGCCGGGCAGCCCGGAGACGGCCTTCGCCTGGCCGAGGACGGCAGCCTCGCCGACGTCACCGACGAGGTGGTCACCCTCGGCGACGGCGAGCTGGTCGGCATCGCCCACCCGCTGCACCTCGGCGGCGACCTGGCGGCCTGGTCCGAGGTCTTCGCCGACTACGAAATCCTCCAGCCGTTCCCGCAGCTCGGCCGCGGTGTGGACCCGCTCACCCGGGAGCGGGCGGCCGCCTTCGTCGGTCGCAAGGCGGCCAGTACCACCCTGCTCGGGTTGGAACGGCGTGGCTGGCGCCGCGGCAGCCCACAGGACGCCGGGGTGCAGGGCTGGTTCGAGCGCGACGTGCCGGGTGGTCTGCACCTGGTGCTCGCCATCGATCCGGGCATCGCGGTCGGTGCGATCGATGTGCTCGGCGAGCAGACCGTCGAGGCGATCTTCGTCGCCCCGGCCGGGAACCACCACTGGTTCCGCCAGGAACAGGACGACCGTATCCGTGAACTCGACCCCATCACCGCGGCCGAGGCGCTGCGCGATCTGACCGAGGTGCTCGCATGA
- a CDS encoding ATP-binding protein: MTATTTAHVQRPPAEVRYADELARLRAADDAPTPPGWALSLRAARAFIVGDEKLGVTRKFVGDPSLIDRALVSLATSRGLLLVGDPGTAKSLLSELLAAAVSGDSTLTIQGGAATTEDQIKYSWNYALLVAEGPTERSLVPAPLLRGMAHGQVVRFEEITRCPLEVQDCLLSPLSDRVLAVPELPGDLGMVFAKEGFNIIATANTRDRGVNDMSSALKRRFNFETVFPIADFDTELSLVEAEAGTLLRRSGVTAPPRRDVLEVLVTAFRELRAGRTARGDEMERLSSVMSTAEAVSVAHAVGLRGWFLRGDAGSTTDLVSCLAGTAAKDSPEDLAKLRRYLEQHTSWRTGPQWRELRDARRELPGG, translated from the coding sequence ATGACCGCCACCACCACCGCCCACGTGCAGCGCCCGCCCGCCGAGGTGCGGTATGCCGACGAATTGGCCCGTCTCCGGGCCGCCGACGACGCGCCGACCCCGCCCGGCTGGGCGCTCAGCCTGCGGGCCGCCCGCGCGTTCATCGTCGGCGACGAGAAACTGGGTGTCACCCGCAAGTTCGTCGGCGACCCGTCACTCATCGACCGCGCCCTGGTCAGCCTCGCCACCAGCCGTGGTCTGCTGCTGGTCGGCGACCCCGGCACCGCGAAATCGCTGCTCTCCGAGCTGCTCGCGGCCGCCGTGAGCGGCGACTCGACCCTCACCATCCAGGGCGGCGCGGCCACCACCGAGGACCAGATCAAGTATTCGTGGAACTATGCGCTCCTGGTCGCCGAGGGCCCGACCGAGCGGTCCCTGGTCCCGGCGCCGCTACTGCGCGGCATGGCCCACGGGCAGGTGGTCCGTTTCGAGGAGATCACCCGTTGCCCGCTGGAGGTGCAGGACTGTCTGCTCTCGCCGCTCTCCGACCGGGTGCTCGCCGTGCCTGAGCTGCCGGGCGATCTCGGCATGGTGTTCGCCAAGGAGGGCTTCAACATCATCGCCACGGCCAACACTCGGGACCGCGGCGTCAACGACATGAGCTCGGCCCTGAAACGGCGCTTCAACTTCGAGACGGTCTTCCCGATCGCCGACTTCGACACCGAGTTGTCTCTGGTCGAAGCCGAGGCGGGAACCTTGCTGCGACGGTCCGGGGTGACCGCGCCACCCCGGCGTGACGTGCTGGAGGTGCTGGTCACGGCGTTCCGGGAGCTGCGGGCCGGCCGGACCGCGCGGGGCGACGAGATGGAGCGGCTGTCGTCGGTGATGAGCACCGCCGAAGCGGTCTCGGTCGCTCACGCGGTCGGCCTGCGCGGCTGGTTCCTGCGTGGTGATGCCGGCAGCACCACCGATCTGGTCTCCTGCCTGGCCGGCACCGCAGCCAAGGACAGCCCGGAGGATCTCGCGAAACTGCGGCGCTACCTGGAACAGCACACCTCGTGGCGGACCGGGCCGCAGTGGCGTGAGCTGCGGGACGCGCGCCGGGAACTGCCCGGCGGATGA